Proteins encoded in a region of the Streptomyces violaceoruber genome:
- a CDS encoding helix-turn-helix transcriptional regulator, with the protein MRVRAVYAAASFDDDGGWQDLGSLVSRGEEARVVPALPVKLVLVDRSVAMVSLTLEGGSTDCLYTEAPPLIEVLSELFDRYWAAAARLSAADTSAAPAPDRAGPVGGARRPTEEERQLLALFAAGVKDDAIARQFGVSTRTLRRRIQNLYAELGTTNRFGAGVAAARRNWL; encoded by the coding sequence GTGCGGGTACGGGCCGTCTACGCCGCCGCCAGCTTCGACGACGACGGTGGCTGGCAGGACCTCGGCAGCCTGGTCTCCCGTGGCGAGGAGGCCCGAGTGGTGCCCGCGCTGCCCGTCAAGCTCGTCCTGGTCGACCGCTCGGTGGCCATGGTGTCGCTGACCCTGGAAGGAGGCAGCACCGACTGCCTCTACACCGAGGCGCCGCCCCTGATCGAGGTGTTGTCCGAACTCTTCGACCGTTACTGGGCCGCCGCCGCCCGTCTGAGCGCGGCGGACACCTCGGCGGCACCGGCACCGGACAGAGCCGGTCCGGTCGGCGGCGCGCGGCGGCCGACCGAGGAGGAGCGCCAGCTGCTGGCCCTCTTCGCCGCCGGTGTCAAGGACGACGCCATCGCCCGCCAGTTCGGCGTCTCGACCCGGACCCTGCGCCGCCGGATCCAGAACCTGTACGCGGAACTGGGCACCACCAACCGGTTCGGTGCCGGCGTGGCGGCAGCCCGCCGCAACTGGCTGTGA
- a CDS encoding S8 family serine peptidase, translating to MPIPWSRGRGLTVGIAALLVLTATAPAASALPGTVPPAPPTAAAGPTRVLTLITGDRVTVTGEDGAETVLSVTDPHGRSGGAHVMTVGSDTYVYPDAAVPYLGSGALDERLFNVTELLEDGYDDARADELPLIVTYTDTAARSLGARTPEGARRTRALSSIRGAAISAEHSRAADFWTSLTGTGDAAAGGSAARSATSGGRLAGGIAKVWLDGKVRATLSDTTAQIGAPDVWSGGNTGEGVGVAVLDTGVDAGHPDFAGRIAATASFVPDQDVTDRNGHGTHVASTVAGTGAASGGVEKGVAPGASLHIGKVLDNSGSGQDSWVLAGMEWAVRDQHAKIVSMSLGDSPTDGTDPLSEAVNRLSAETGALFVVAAGNSGPEAYTVGTPAAADAALTVGAVNGPGKGVDQLADFSSRGPRVGDNAVKPDLTAPGVGVLAARSRYAPEGEGAYQSLSGTSMATPHVAGAAALLAAEHPDWTGQRLKEALVGTTAGTQRFSPFDAGSGRVDVAAAVRSTLLASGDAFAQAHYPYTPGQTVRRDVTYTNSGPAPVALDLALSPAELPEGLFTLSEAQVTVPAHGTASVGVITHLDAAEDNGAYATRLVATGADGAVLARTPVGVNKEGRRATLALTAKDHHDKPLSGTVILKDVERNTAPKVYSVDASGRLDLRLSPSTYSVWMNSAVPGVDGTHTLGFAMFTAPEVVLDADRTVAFDADDLRKAAAVTPRATANQFLRIDQYRGNTGLFPFMDSYVAEYWRYDSLWVTPTPEVRTGSYTFATRWRQLQPPLTFSAGSQAFDDVTVQSRSPQLPEGTRAYRAVWAGDGSATEFRGAEVRDRVAVVRRSDTVAPTDQAAAAEKAGARQLLILNDGYGKFDPWADLPEAAPLPVASLGTDDSARLLARFRGAGTTTLRVVSHPVPRYAYDLVRHHDGAVPRDPSYRPAPGELARVDDTFRDTSQGRAVEYRQDISLLGQPLGIVPTQVRAQGELTSWVTADDDVRWVSFASRPDLGQRGVARSYEPRSTTRETWFAPIQHPRLLSDNGTSGQGPFRAGDNISTSVMTAWGDSGGHAGVVWADGDTSRISLYQGGELLGEDVNERIVMVGGLSPGPKPYRLVLEGSRNLPDRPYSTRTRTVWDFTSATTDPTRLTPLPLVQLDYAVAVDLSGRAHRRTELIVTASHLEGAAGAGAIRTATVEVSYDDGATWHRTALRKSADGWTARLDAPGRARYASLRTTAKDTEGNGVGQTLIRAFGLR from the coding sequence TTGCCCATCCCCTGGTCCCGCGGACGCGGGCTGACCGTCGGCATCGCCGCCCTGTTGGTGCTCACCGCGACGGCTCCCGCCGCCTCGGCGCTCCCGGGGACGGTGCCCCCAGCGCCGCCCACCGCTGCGGCGGGGCCGACCCGGGTCCTGACGCTGATCACCGGCGACAGGGTCACCGTGACCGGCGAGGACGGGGCCGAGACCGTGCTGTCGGTGACCGATCCCCATGGCCGGAGCGGCGGCGCGCATGTGATGACGGTGGGCTCCGACACGTACGTCTATCCCGACGCGGCCGTCCCGTACCTCGGGTCGGGAGCCCTGGACGAGCGGCTCTTCAACGTCACGGAGCTGCTCGAGGACGGGTACGACGACGCGCGCGCCGATGAACTGCCGCTCATCGTCACCTACACCGACACGGCGGCCCGCTCGCTCGGCGCGAGGACGCCCGAGGGTGCCCGGCGGACCCGGGCGCTCAGCAGTATCCGGGGCGCCGCCATCTCCGCGGAGCACTCCCGTGCGGCGGACTTCTGGACCTCGCTCACCGGTACCGGGGACGCGGCGGCCGGCGGCTCGGCGGCCCGGTCGGCCACCTCCGGGGGCCGGCTGGCCGGCGGCATCGCCAAGGTGTGGCTGGACGGCAAGGTGCGGGCCACGCTGTCGGACACGACGGCGCAGATCGGCGCCCCGGATGTCTGGTCGGGCGGGAACACCGGTGAGGGCGTGGGCGTCGCCGTCCTGGACACCGGCGTCGACGCGGGCCACCCGGACTTCGCCGGGCGCATCGCCGCCACCGCGAGTTTCGTGCCGGACCAGGACGTCACCGACCGGAACGGTCACGGCACCCATGTGGCGTCCACCGTGGCCGGGACGGGTGCCGCGTCCGGCGGGGTCGAGAAGGGTGTCGCCCCGGGCGCGTCGCTGCACATCGGCAAGGTCCTCGACAACAGCGGAAGTGGTCAGGACTCCTGGGTCCTCGCCGGCATGGAGTGGGCGGTCCGCGACCAGCACGCGAAGATCGTCAGCATGAGTCTGGGCGACTCCCCCACCGATGGCACCGACCCGCTCAGCGAGGCGGTGAACCGGCTCAGTGCGGAGACCGGAGCGCTGTTCGTCGTCGCCGCGGGCAACTCCGGTCCGGAGGCGTACACCGTGGGCACGCCCGCTGCCGCCGACGCGGCGCTGACGGTGGGTGCGGTGAACGGTCCGGGCAAGGGCGTCGACCAGCTCGCGGACTTCTCCAGCCGCGGCCCCCGCGTGGGCGACAACGCCGTCAAGCCGGACCTGACCGCACCGGGTGTGGGCGTTCTCGCCGCGCGCTCGCGGTACGCGCCGGAGGGCGAGGGCGCCTACCAGTCCCTGTCCGGCACCTCGATGGCCACGCCGCACGTGGCGGGCGCCGCGGCCCTGTTGGCCGCCGAGCACCCCGACTGGACGGGCCAGCGGCTCAAGGAGGCGCTGGTCGGCACCACCGCCGGCACCCAGCGGTTCAGCCCGTTCGACGCGGGCAGCGGTCGGGTGGACGTGGCCGCCGCGGTGCGCTCGACGCTGCTGGCATCCGGTGACGCGTTCGCGCAGGCGCACTACCCGTACACTCCGGGCCAGACCGTCCGCCGGGACGTCACCTACACCAACTCCGGCCCCGCGCCGGTCGCGCTGGATCTCGCGCTGAGCCCCGCCGAGCTGCCCGAGGGCCTGTTCACCCTGTCGGAGGCACAGGTGACCGTGCCCGCCCACGGCACCGCTTCGGTCGGCGTGATCACACATCTCGACGCGGCCGAGGACAACGGCGCCTACGCCACCCGCCTGGTCGCCACCGGCGCCGACGGAGCCGTGCTGGCCCGCACCCCGGTCGGGGTGAACAAGGAGGGCCGTCGGGCGACCCTGGCGCTCACGGCGAAGGACCACCACGACAAGCCGCTGTCCGGAACCGTGATCCTCAAGGACGTCGAGCGCAACACCGCGCCGAAGGTCTACTCCGTGGACGCCTCGGGCCGCCTGGACCTCCGGTTGTCCCCGAGCACCTACTCGGTGTGGATGAACTCCGCCGTGCCCGGCGTCGACGGCACGCACACGCTGGGCTTCGCGATGTTCACCGCACCCGAGGTCGTCCTCGACGCGGACCGCACGGTCGCCTTCGACGCCGACGACCTGCGCAAGGCCGCCGCCGTCACTCCACGGGCCACGGCCAACCAGTTCCTGCGGATCGACCAGTACCGCGGCAACACCGGACTGTTCCCCTTCATGGACAGCTACGTGGCCGAGTACTGGCGCTACGACAGTCTGTGGGTCACGCCCACGCCGGAGGTGCGGACGGGCTCGTACACCTTCGCGACCCGCTGGCGGCAGCTCCAGCCTCCGCTGACGTTCTCCGCGGGCTCGCAGGCCTTCGACGACGTCACGGTCCAGAGCCGGTCGCCCCAACTGCCCGAGGGCACGCGTGCCTACCGGGCCGTCTGGGCGGGTGACGGCTCCGCGACCGAGTTCCGCGGGGCCGAGGTCCGGGACCGCGTCGCGGTCGTCCGGCGCAGCGACACCGTGGCCCCGACGGACCAGGCCGCCGCGGCGGAGAAGGCCGGGGCCCGTCAGCTCCTGATCCTCAACGACGGGTACGGGAAGTTCGACCCCTGGGCCGACCTGCCGGAGGCCGCCCCGCTGCCCGTGGCGTCGCTGGGCACCGACGACAGCGCGCGGCTGCTGGCCCGGTTCCGCGGGGCCGGCACGACCACGCTCCGGGTCGTCTCCCACCCCGTCCCCCGCTACGCCTACGATCTGGTCCGCCACCACGACGGCGCGGTTCCCCGGGACCCGTCCTACCGCCCCGCCCCCGGGGAACTGGCCCGCGTCGACGACACGTTCCGCGACACGTCCCAGGGCCGGGCGGTCGAGTACCGCCAGGACATCTCCCTCCTCGGCCAGCCGCTGGGCATCGTGCCCACCCAGGTCCGGGCCCAGGGTGAACTCACCTCGTGGGTCACCGCGGACGACGACGTCCGGTGGGTGTCCTTCGCCTCCAGGCCCGACCTGGGCCAGCGGGGCGTGGCGCGCTCGTACGAGCCGCGCAGCACCACACGGGAGACCTGGTTCGCCCCGATCCAGCACCCGCGCCTGCTCAGCGACAACGGCACCAGTGGGCAGGGCCCCTTCCGGGCCGGTGACAACATCAGCACCTCCGTCATGACCGCGTGGGGCGACTCCGGCGGGCACGCGGGCGTCGTCTGGGCGGACGGCGACACGTCCAGGATCTCGCTCTACCAGGGCGGCGAACTGCTCGGCGAGGACGTCAACGAACGGATCGTCATGGTCGGGGGTCTGTCGCCCGGTCCGAAGCCCTACCGGCTCGTGCTGGAAGGCAGCCGGAACCTCCCGGACCGCCCGTACTCGACCCGTACCCGCACCGTCTGGGACTTCACCTCGGCCACCACGGATCCCACCCGTCTCACACCGCTGCCCCTGGTGCAGCTCGACTACGCGGTGGCCGTCGATCTGTCGGGCCGCGCCCACCGGCGCACGGAGCTGATCGTCACGGCCTCGCACCTCGAGGGCGCGGCGGGAGCCGGCGCGATCCGCACGGCGACCGTGGAGGTGTCGTACGACGACGGCGCCACCTGGCACCGGACGGCGCTGCGGAAGTCGGCGGACGGCTGGACGGCACGGCTCGACGCACCGGGCAGGGCGCGGTACGCGAGCTTGCGGACGACGGCGAAGGACACCGAGGGCAACGGCGTCGGCCAGACCCTGATCCGCGCCTTCGGCCTGCGCTGA
- a CDS encoding SsgA family sporulation/cell division regulator → MSGDHHGVQAQHSAAHALLPLSLCLSQLTGALEWEDVPAEFRYDPDHPLLVTIRFAPEGAPPVTWHVGRDLLHEGLRTTSGLGDVQVWADTPTDRETAWLQVNAHGDIAIFSLPVPELEEWLDRTYLHVPAGTESSRLGTDAFLSKLFDEPEASSR, encoded by the coding sequence ATGAGTGGTGACCACCACGGTGTGCAGGCACAACACTCGGCCGCACACGCTCTCCTCCCTCTCTCCCTGTGCCTCAGCCAGCTGACGGGTGCTCTCGAGTGGGAGGACGTTCCGGCGGAGTTCCGTTACGATCCCGACCACCCCCTCCTCGTCACGATCCGCTTCGCCCCCGAGGGCGCCCCACCGGTCACCTGGCATGTCGGCCGTGACCTGCTGCACGAGGGCCTGCGCACCACGAGCGGCCTGGGGGACGTCCAGGTGTGGGCCGACACCCCCACCGACCGGGAGACCGCGTGGCTCCAGGTCAACGCACACGGTGACATAGCCATCTTCAGCCTGCCCGTCCCGGAACTGGAGGAGTGGCTCGACCGCACGTACCTGCACGTCCCGGCCGGAACGGAGTCGTCGCGGCTCGGAACCGACGCCTTCCTCTCCAAGCTGTTCGACGAACCCGAGGCCTCGTCCCGATGA
- a CDS encoding twin-arginine translocation signal domain-containing protein, translating into MNRRTFMVSAAATAGTAGALPVMSGQAHADTRGLPSLWDVDRSVVNPENAYTVAVDQVRAEVAQLMGATEEEFTRPRSAGRLRARPAPRRACRGW; encoded by the coding sequence GTGAATCGACGTACGTTCATGGTCTCGGCCGCCGCGACGGCGGGCACGGCGGGCGCGTTGCCGGTCATGTCCGGTCAGGCCCACGCGGACACCCGGGGTCTTCCGTCGCTGTGGGATGTCGACCGTTCCGTCGTGAATCCGGAGAACGCCTACACGGTGGCCGTGGACCAGGTGCGTGCCGAGGTGGCGCAGCTGATGGGCGCTACGGAGGAGGAGTTCACCCGCCCGAGGTCGGCTGGTCGTCTCCGAGCGCGGCCAGCGCCGCGGAGAGCCTGCCGCGGCTGGTGA